TTTAGTTAACATCTTGCTactttcatgttttaaacaaTGAAATGCAGTGGATTTATTGTTCAGTAATGTGTAACCAGGCTATGAAATAGTCCTAATTCTTACTTTGGCTGATTTTTTAGCCAAGCCCAGCCTGCCACACTGTGGAATTTTTAAACAGGAAAACAAATGATCGATATTTTTACTCACAATATATTTTATGGCAACATCAATATTCACATGAATACACAATGAGCTCAATTACTCATATTTACTTTTCAAGTTTGGGATGAATGGTTGAGTCCTTACAAATTATATTAACCTAATTCGTGAATTAAGTAAACAAAGAAAATTGCTACTTACTCTCTACCTGTTCTACTGGTAGTGCTGGCAGTGTGGGCAATGCTGGCCTCAGGACtgtaattaaaatttgaaatatataaaatgagccgtgccatgggaaaaccaacatagtgggtatgcgaccagcatggatccagaccagcctgcgcatccgcgcagtctggtcaggatccatgctgttcgctaatcgtttctccaattccaataggctttaaaagcgaacagcatggagcctgaccagactgcgcggatgcgcaggctggtctggatctatgctggtcgcataccctctatgttggttttctcatggcacggctcaaatatcaaaaatacatgAATCTATATCAGAGGCATGTTTTTCTTACTAATGATTCaggcaaaattattttcattgctTACAGCTGCATGTATATTGAGATATAATACGAAGATGTAGTCATTTAGTCCTAAATATTTTGTCACTGTAGTTAAAATGTGGGGGCCtcagtggccaagtggttaaagtcaAGTTAAAATCATTTGCCCAttcatcaatgtgggttcaagccttactTGGTGGAGGgtacctgaggtcttcctctaccatcaatgctggaaagtcaagtgacctataaatgtgtcagtgtgacgttaaatccaacaaaaaaataaagttcagATGTTAAATGTGTTCCTCACAAAGCAAAGTGGCAACATACTGTAATAGTGGTATTTACCATTGCTGATGTGTTGTCTGATGTTGACAGGCATCATATACATTGGAACCATAAATGCCTGCCTCGGCCGGTCAAATCGATGTGTGCCCTTTTTCACTCCGGGTAATTGAACCAGATTATTCAATGTCCGGCCCTGGCTTTGCTGGAACCCTTGTGTGTGGATAAATAAAATGGCTCCATCTCTTGACAGTTTCAGGTAATGCCCATGCTGTTGAA
This is a stretch of genomic DNA from Mercenaria mercenaria strain notata chromosome 4, MADL_Memer_1, whole genome shotgun sequence. It encodes these proteins:
- the LOC123552923 gene encoding uncharacterized protein LOC123552923, which gives rise to MVVPIFILRKMYQMIGLPIDEKLSEYLNTIILPYYNREAANEQVFDPLLGVEPGNHGHYLKLSRDGAILFIHTQGFQQSQGRTLNNLVQLPGVKKGTHRFDRPRQAFMVPMYMMPVNIRQHISNGKYHYYSMLPLCFVRNTFNI